The proteins below are encoded in one region of Winogradskyella helgolandensis:
- a CDS encoding glycosyltransferase family 2 protein, producing the protein MNQLVSIIIPTYNRAHLVKETIVSILNQSYTNWECIVVDDGSTDNTEHILLKFIEKDSRISYYKKPKHLPKGPSAARNYGLIKSKGAFVNWFDSDDLMHPEKLLTDLKNLNSSDYDFTISQSVFFKEDGKPVKKYWNKYLWSNDPINDFILKKIGWGVNNPLWKKESLIESNLEFDDFLITADDYLYHIQALLFNLKPHINQEVLVFNREHGNRLNDFGRKAPFKLKNNLYLMKNIKRLSLNDDVKAFLNIQYIRQFSNLLKNKDIKTAKHYLKNENLEFYDLKTTAEVKALYFKGLIYKYTSLGYKLLKTN; encoded by the coding sequence TTGAATCAATTAGTTTCCATAATTATTCCAACATATAATAGAGCTCATTTAGTTAAAGAGACAATTGTTTCTATACTAAATCAAAGTTATACTAATTGGGAATGTATAGTAGTAGATGATGGGTCTACTGATAATACAGAGCATATACTCTTAAAGTTTATTGAAAAAGATAGTCGTATTTCATATTACAAAAAACCAAAGCATTTACCTAAGGGGCCATCCGCAGCTAGGAATTATGGCTTAATAAAAAGTAAAGGCGCTTTTGTTAATTGGTTTGATAGCGATGATTTAATGCATCCAGAAAAATTACTAACTGATTTAAAAAACCTTAATTCGAGTGATTATGATTTTACGATTAGTCAATCTGTTTTTTTTAAGGAAGATGGTAAGCCTGTTAAAAAATATTGGAATAAATATCTCTGGAGTAATGATCCGATTAACGATTTTATTTTAAAAAAAATAGGATGGGGAGTAAATAATCCACTATGGAAAAAGGAAAGTCTAATTGAAAGTAACTTAGAATTTGACGATTTTTTAATTACTGCAGATGATTATTTGTATCATATTCAAGCCTTGTTGTTTAATTTAAAACCACATATAAATCAAGAGGTATTGGTTTTTAATAGAGAGCATGGAAATAGGTTAAACGATTTTGGTAGAAAGGCTCCGTTTAAGCTTAAAAATAATTTGTATTTAATGAAAAATATCAAACGTTTAAGTTTGAATGATGATGTCAAGGCATTTTTAAATATTCAATATATTAGGCAATTTTCAAATTTATTAAAGAATAAAGATATTAAAACAGCGAAACATTATTTGAAAAATGAAAATTTAGAATTTTACGATCTAAAGACTACAGCAGAAGTTAAAGCGCTTTATTTTAAAGGTTTAATTTATAAATATACAAGTTTGGGATATAAATTATTAAAAACGAATTGA